A region of Sphingomonas crusticola DNA encodes the following proteins:
- a CDS encoding lasso peptide biosynthesis B2 protein produces MGYILAPGLSFCSVDERCIFLDSARDRYFCLSAAAEGSLLGLIAGSDLSDRDVAHLAGLVDRGILRADASDAIPLSCRPPTPARHSLYDAADRAGLTCAVQAAAQFAWARGRLRHGGLAASLHALRRRKRHVRGPGAQQAAADVAAAFRRAATLATTHDFCLAHSLAVARALFARGIPASLVVGVHMRPFSAHCWVQFGDALVNDSIDNVCHYTPILVI; encoded by the coding sequence ATGGGCTATATTCTCGCCCCAGGCCTGTCCTTCTGCAGCGTCGATGAGCGCTGCATTTTCCTCGACAGCGCGCGCGACCGCTATTTCTGCCTGTCTGCCGCCGCCGAGGGGAGCCTCCTGGGGCTGATTGCCGGGTCCGATCTCTCCGATCGGGACGTCGCCCACCTCGCCGGACTGGTCGATCGCGGCATCCTGCGGGCCGACGCCAGCGACGCCATCCCGCTGTCCTGTCGACCGCCCACCCCTGCCCGCCATAGCCTCTACGATGCCGCGGATCGGGCCGGTCTCACCTGCGCCGTTCAGGCGGCTGCGCAATTTGCCTGGGCACGCGGGCGCCTGCGGCACGGCGGGCTCGCCGCCAGCTTGCACGCGCTTCGCCGGCGTAAGCGGCATGTTCGCGGCCCCGGCGCGCAGCAGGCGGCCGCCGACGTCGCTGCCGCCTTCCGGCGCGCCGCCACGCTCGCCACAACGCATGACTTTTGCCTCGCCCATTCGCTCGCAGTTGCGCGCGCGCTGTTCGCGCGAGGCATTCCGGCAAGTCTCGTCGTCGGCGTTCACATGCGCCCTTTCTCGGCCCATTGCTGGGTTCAGTTCGGCGATGCCCTCGTCAATGACAGCATCGACAATGTGTGTCATTATACCCCGATCCTGGTCATCTGA
- a CDS encoding asparagine synthase C-terminal domain-containing protein, producing MGAYSTLATVLDGDGATLLVEEDLRHFPLTDGVLLGRLFLRGQTEPCAEFDAIKQASCVSSGGRNLPATCWGSYLAIMPDPARPAWHILRAPFGMLPCLWAQQDGLTWVASDLPLLEEAGLRRPAIDWAGLRLHLLQPDLRRSRTCLNGVHELQGGHRLTIRGGRTSLEEIWCPWTFARLPEVPPWDAATRLRGAVDLSVKAMSSRYDRGVLMLSGGIDSSIAAASLRQAGRHFDCLTFRPAGAGGDESGYAAAVAERLHVPWHEIVPDPARVDLQRSTSRHLPRPSERLFYQEFDRCAVALASSMDATAIYHGGGGDNLFYGYLSVAPVADCLLRSNGRFRASAGALADLAGASRWRVMAMAARRALRKRRPIQSGNLRFDFLTGGPSETPYQRHPWEDPPADILPGKASHVALLAPTLSLVETVDPLRLIPSVPLLMTQPLVETCLTMPTDLWFAPGRNRAIARTAFAERLPQDVINRRSKGSPDAFIATIFEQRKAEIRALLLDGHLAGSGLIDRARLRAAVDDAALAKGYDFTLVLDLVDAEAWVRSRL from the coding sequence TTGGGTGCGTACAGCACATTGGCCACCGTCCTCGACGGCGACGGCGCGACATTGCTCGTCGAAGAGGATCTGCGCCATTTCCCGCTCACAGACGGGGTGCTGCTGGGTCGGCTATTCCTGCGCGGGCAAACCGAACCCTGCGCCGAATTCGACGCGATCAAGCAGGCAAGCTGCGTCTCGAGTGGGGGACGCAATCTCCCTGCTACCTGCTGGGGCAGCTACCTCGCGATCATGCCCGACCCGGCGCGACCGGCGTGGCACATCCTGCGCGCGCCGTTTGGGATGCTGCCATGCCTGTGGGCGCAGCAAGACGGGTTGACATGGGTCGCCTCCGACCTGCCGCTGCTCGAGGAAGCCGGGTTGCGGCGGCCGGCGATCGACTGGGCCGGACTTCGGCTGCATCTCCTCCAGCCGGACCTGCGGCGGAGCCGAACCTGCCTGAACGGGGTACACGAACTCCAGGGCGGCCACCGCCTGACGATCAGGGGCGGACGGACGTCGCTGGAGGAAATATGGTGCCCCTGGACGTTCGCGCGCCTGCCCGAGGTGCCGCCCTGGGATGCGGCCACGCGGCTGCGCGGCGCGGTGGACCTCAGCGTCAAGGCGATGAGTTCGCGCTACGATCGCGGTGTGCTGATGCTGTCGGGCGGCATCGATTCCTCGATCGCCGCAGCCAGCCTGCGGCAGGCCGGTCGACATTTCGATTGCCTCACCTTTCGGCCCGCCGGCGCCGGCGGAGACGAAAGCGGTTATGCCGCCGCGGTCGCCGAGCGGCTCCACGTGCCGTGGCATGAAATCGTGCCCGATCCGGCCCGCGTCGACCTGCAGCGCTCGACCTCGCGCCATTTGCCGAGGCCGAGCGAGCGCCTCTTCTATCAGGAATTCGACCGCTGCGCGGTCGCGCTCGCGTCCAGCATGGACGCGACGGCAATCTATCACGGCGGCGGCGGCGACAATCTGTTTTACGGCTATTTGTCGGTCGCGCCGGTCGCGGATTGCCTGCTTCGGTCCAACGGCCGCTTCCGCGCCAGCGCGGGCGCGCTCGCCGATCTTGCCGGCGCCAGCCGGTGGCGGGTCATGGCGATGGCGGCACGCCGGGCGCTGCGCAAGCGCAGGCCGATCCAGTCCGGCAATCTGCGCTTCGACTTCCTGACCGGGGGACCGAGCGAGACCCCCTATCAGCGCCACCCATGGGAGGACCCGCCCGCCGACATCCTGCCGGGCAAGGCCTCGCACGTGGCTCTGCTCGCGCCGACGCTGTCGCTGGTCGAGACCGTGGATCCGCTCCGGCTCATTCCCAGCGTCCCGCTGTTAATGACGCAACCCCTGGTCGAAACCTGCCTCACCATGCCGACCGACCTGTGGTTCGCACCCGGACGGAACCGCGCGATTGCCCGCACCGCTTTTGCCGAACGGCTGCCGCAAGACGTGATCAACCGGCGCTCCAAAGGTTCTCCCGACGCCTTCATCGCCACGATCTTCGAGCAGCGCAAGGCCGAGATCCGCGCGCTCCTGCTGGACGGCCACTTGGCCGGATCCGGGCTGATCGACCGCGCCCGTCTGCGCGCCGCCGTCGATGACGCCGCGCTCGCGAAAGGGTATGATTTCACGCTCGTGCTCGATCTGGTCGACGCCGAAGCGTGGGTCCGGAGCCGGCTTTAA
- a CDS encoding AbiEi antitoxin N-terminal domain-containing protein: MPRGPSTGHFRSSIHDYVRRGWLELTAPRVYRRSSTRSDGGQVRWDIAIVSAQRIAMPTFYVGGLTALELLGQGHHARLGADRIVHL; encoded by the coding sequence ATTCCGCGTGGTCCAAGCACAGGGCATTTCCGCTCATCGATCCACGATTATGTCCGACGCGGCTGGCTCGAGCTGACGGCCCCACGTGTCTATCGGCGCTCATCGACCCGCTCGGATGGGGGCCAAGTCCGTTGGGATATCGCCATCGTATCCGCGCAACGGATCGCTATGCCGACTTTCTATGTGGGTGGGTTGACGGCGCTCGAGCTGTTGGGTCAGGGACATCATGCGCGCCTGGGCGCCGATCGCATTGTACATCTCTAA
- a CDS encoding Atxe2 family lasso peptide isopeptidase, producing the protein MRAIALSLALAATGQARAACDVLPPVAPTISKARRAVTAADLIEMRDVGDPESASFSSPSPFGVAPDGLQVAFYVTRPSLADNKICRALLLLDLSGRTPPKILDQGGDNILLEDPKYGALVKPGSPAVVTPAWSSDGRWLAYLRSDGGVTRAWVTAPGEADARSISPPRLDIDQLGWTADGRLIIHGRPGLAATRAAIEQEGRSGWLYDARFWPNIGARPLLPADLQVAYSVIELPSGTLRPATSTEIDAFQLRPEPGAPAEPVAEQAGRRAFTVLEAPSPVSARRLRVSAAGRPDQVCPDAACAGRILNLWWRRGAVMFMRREGWNREAIAMYRWRPGRSRAMRLWRTTDVLHGCVDVALGLVCTRENSITPRSVVLLDPLSGRSRLLFAPNPEFAGIRLPAVERLHWKNDRGLEAWGDLVLPPGYCPGQRVPLVVTQYRSVGFLRGGVGNEYPIFLFAERGMAVLSFERPPDAFTLALQLSDWSDLIAFDQRDWADRRSFLSSLLRGIDQVIARGVGDPARLGITGLSDGSTSISFALVNSRRFAAAASSTCCIDPNTVATYGGIGWSDFMQQIGYPPATRPDPAFWAPMSIAQNARRVTTPLLLQSADSEYLLALETFEALRELKHPVELYVFPNEFHNKIEPVHRAAVFERSLDWFDFWLRDHEVADPAKAAQYRRWEAMRAQRVPPDPN; encoded by the coding sequence ATGCGCGCGATCGCGCTCTCGCTTGCGCTTGCGGCGACGGGGCAGGCGCGGGCGGCATGCGACGTCCTGCCGCCCGTCGCCCCGACGATCTCAAAGGCACGGCGCGCGGTCACCGCCGCCGACCTGATTGAGATGCGCGACGTCGGCGATCCGGAGTCGGCCTCCTTCTCAAGCCCGAGCCCGTTCGGGGTCGCGCCCGATGGCCTGCAGGTCGCTTTCTACGTCACGCGGCCCAGCCTCGCGGACAATAAGATATGCCGGGCGTTGCTCCTGCTCGATCTCTCCGGCCGCACCCCGCCGAAGATCCTCGACCAGGGCGGCGACAATATCCTGCTCGAGGACCCGAAATATGGTGCGCTGGTCAAGCCGGGCTCGCCGGCGGTCGTCACACCGGCATGGTCGTCCGACGGCCGCTGGCTCGCCTATCTCAGGAGCGATGGCGGGGTGACGCGCGCCTGGGTGACGGCGCCAGGCGAAGCGGACGCGCGCAGCATCAGTCCTCCCAGGCTCGACATCGATCAGCTCGGCTGGACCGCCGATGGCCGCCTGATCATCCATGGCCGGCCCGGGCTTGCCGCCACGCGTGCGGCGATCGAGCAGGAAGGCCGATCGGGCTGGCTCTATGATGCGCGCTTCTGGCCGAATATCGGCGCGCGTCCCTTGCTGCCGGCGGACCTGCAGGTCGCTTATTCCGTGATCGAGCTTCCCTCCGGCACGCTACGCCCCGCCACCTCGACCGAGATCGACGCGTTCCAGCTGCGGCCCGAGCCGGGCGCGCCGGCCGAGCCGGTGGCGGAGCAAGCGGGACGGCGCGCCTTCACGGTCCTGGAAGCCCCCTCGCCGGTGAGCGCGCGCCGGCTACGCGTGTCCGCGGCGGGGCGGCCTGATCAGGTCTGTCCGGACGCCGCCTGTGCGGGCCGCATCCTCAACCTGTGGTGGCGGCGCGGCGCGGTCATGTTCATGCGCCGCGAAGGCTGGAATCGCGAGGCGATCGCGATGTACCGGTGGCGCCCTGGGCGCAGCCGGGCGATGCGGCTGTGGCGCACGACCGACGTCCTGCACGGCTGCGTCGATGTCGCCTTGGGCCTGGTGTGCACGCGCGAGAATAGCATCACGCCGCGCTCGGTCGTGCTGCTGGATCCGCTCAGCGGCCGATCCAGGCTGCTGTTCGCACCCAATCCCGAATTTGCCGGCATTCGGCTGCCCGCGGTCGAACGGCTGCACTGGAAGAATGATCGCGGGCTGGAGGCATGGGGTGATCTGGTCCTGCCGCCCGGCTATTGTCCGGGCCAGCGGGTCCCGCTCGTGGTGACGCAATATCGCAGTGTCGGCTTCCTGCGCGGCGGGGTCGGCAACGAATATCCCATCTTCCTGTTCGCCGAGCGCGGCATGGCCGTGCTGAGTTTCGAGCGGCCGCCGGATGCCTTCACGCTGGCACTGCAGCTTTCGGACTGGAGCGACCTGATCGCTTTCGATCAGAGGGATTGGGCGGACCGCAGGAGCTTCCTGTCCTCGCTACTGCGCGGGATCGACCAAGTCATTGCCCGCGGCGTGGGGGATCCGGCACGGCTGGGCATTACCGGCTTGAGCGATGGATCGACCTCGATCTCCTTCGCGCTGGTCAACAGCCGCCGGTTCGCGGCGGCCGCATCGAGCACCTGCTGCATCGACCCCAATACCGTCGCGACCTATGGCGGCATCGGCTGGTCGGATTTCATGCAGCAGATCGGATATCCGCCCGCCACCCGGCCGGATCCGGCGTTCTGGGCGCCGATGTCGATCGCCCAGAACGCCCGCCGGGTGACGACCCCGTTGCTGCTTCAGTCCGCCGATAGCGAATATCTGCTCGCCCTCGAGACGTTCGAGGCGCTGCGCGAACTCAAGCATCCGGTCGAGCTGTATGTCTTCCCGAACGAGTTCCACAACAAGATTGAGCCGGTCCATCGCGCGGCGGTGTTCGAACGCAGCCTCGACTGGTTCGACTTCTGGCTGCGCGATCATGAGGTGGCCGACCCCGCGAAGGCCGCGCAATACCGGCGCTGGGAAGCGATGCGCGCACAGCGCGTGCCGCCCGACCCCAATTAA
- a CDS encoding benenodin family lasso peptide: protein MERINEELIDLGAASVETKGPGGKPGDVQLGRFELGLVED, encoded by the coding sequence ATGGAACGCATCAACGAGGAGCTGATCGACCTTGGCGCCGCGAGCGTCGAGACCAAGGGCCCGGGCGGCAAGCCGGGCGACGTGCAGCTCGGCCGCTTCGAACTCGGCCTCGTCGAGGATTGA